The following proteins are co-located in the Dehalococcoides mccartyi 195 genome:
- a CDS encoding glycosyltransferase yields the protein MDNKTKLKLCLLAGAADELNLKWANYFAKRGHEVHIFSHDQVKDGTALDKGIRFHHLLFPVKYPLTYLTFFQAQLSLMSLKPDIIHAINMSDYGILAGLVCRIGRLKPITLTAVGTDILHDAHTSHGWAIKHVLPLSKVVTCDTDEIALDMVKLGMKEDHIFLMSRSGELDLSRLEATYLAMRKTRR from the coding sequence TTGGATAACAAGACAAAACTGAAACTTTGCCTGCTGGCCGGTGCAGCTGATGAGTTAAACCTGAAATGGGCAAATTATTTTGCCAAACGCGGACATGAAGTACATATATTCAGCCATGACCAGGTAAAAGACGGGACGGCACTGGATAAGGGAATCCGGTTTCACCATCTGCTATTCCCGGTGAAATACCCGCTTACTTATCTGACATTTTTTCAGGCTCAGCTTTCGCTGATGTCTCTCAAACCGGATATTATTCATGCGATAAATATGTCTGATTACGGCATACTGGCCGGTCTGGTCTGCCGTATAGGCCGCTTAAAGCCTATTACCCTGACAGCAGTCGGTACTGATATACTGCATGACGCCCATACCAGCCATGGCTGGGCTATCAAACACGTACTGCCGCTCTCAAAAGTGGTCACCTGTGATACAGACGAAATAGCCCTGGATATGGTCAAGCTGGGTATGAAAGAAGACCATATATTCCTTATGTCCCGCAGCGGGGAACTGGATTTATCCCGTCTGGAAGCTACCTACCTTGCTATGCGGAAAACCCGCCGATAG